TACCCGCAGTTCGATTGCGAACATGTCGGTCGTTGCGACTCCACGCGGTGGCCGTGCCCTCACACGGTCGCCGATTTTCCGACGAGATTCCCACCGCGTCGAGTTGTTATTCACTGTCTTCCCTATCGACTTAATAATTGCTAATGGTAAACAAAGCGAGCCGGAATCAATAATTCGGCGGTTGTGTAAGTAGCTCTGTGAGTCGAGGTCCTGACCCCTCCGTCACGACGCGAGAGATCCTGCAGTTCTTCGTCGAGTCGCCGGACCCTGGGTTTACTGCGGCTGAAGTCGGAGAGGAATTCGAGAAGAGCCGGCAATGGGCAGACAACCAGCTCAAATCCCTCGTGAGCGAAGGATACCTGAAAAGCAAGAATCCCGGTGGCCGCGCTCGGTTCTTCTGGATCTCCACGGCTGGGAAACAATTCCTCGCTGAGACGCGCGATAGCTAATTCTCGATCCACCAAATCACGTTCCGCGGGCCGGATTTCTTCCGATGAATTCGATCGCCGTCGTTGAGGTCTTGGAGCCGATTATGTGCCCACTGGCGCGTCATGCCAAACAGTTCGGCTACCTCTCCAGCTGTTACGAACGGATCCTCTTGACTACGAATCGCCCTCAGAATTTCTTCATCTGAAACAGTTCGCTTCCCTTGCGCCATACAGCAGCAATTAGTTTACCAAAAGCAAAAGCATTATGGTGGGAACAGCTTATACAATTAGATAGGAACACCGGCTCTCTAGGGCGATATCTTACAGAAAGCGCCCGCCTGCTGAGACAGGCGAGCCGGGTTCCGAGAAACCCATGCCAAGCAACGATCCAACCCTTCAAGAAGGTATTGCTGCGCAACTCGCCCACGACGCCCACTACCTCGGAACTGACGGCGACGGTGCGAACCACTATTGGAGCCAATACGAGCGAACAGTCTACGTCGTCAACGACGACACCGTCGAGTCGTGGGCGTTCACGGAGACGCCGATGACGACCCTGACCGACTGGTTGACCCACGTTGAAAGCAAGCGCGGTGCCTGGGAAGATCACCGTGTGGGCACCGGTGGAGTGGCTGCGATTATCGCCGGCCACGACTCGACGGAGTGTCCCTGAGATGGCCGACGAACTCGTGGTCGCGTACTCGCCGGTGAGTGGCCCACGTCGGCGAGTCCGATTCGTACAGGCATCGTCGGGATCGGATTGCTGGCGAGTGACGGAGGTCTATGCAGGCTGTCACTGGCGCGAGACTGGTCGTGAACAGGTAACCGATATGGAGATGATCAGGACCGATTGACAGCTTTGGCGGTTAATACAAACGCTCAAGACTGGCAGTCGCAGAGCACCATCAGCCAGCAAAACAGATATTCCGTGAAGGCACATCAATAGTTGGACTTGGAGACACAATTCTCGAAGATGCACTGGATCGATACGGGGAGTTCACGAGCCGTCCCGCTCCGGCATGAGACGCCATCGGAGGGAGACTCTGCCGGCGATCCGTTCGGATGGCGGGCGCGACAGATCCCGCGATCGCGGCCAAGAACGTCATCGGACCCTTCGTGAACTGCACCATCAGCTAGAGGGTCATCCAGTTGTGACTGGCGTACAGGGTATCCCCGAGGGGAAGTTTCGGGAACTCCGGGCAGCGATCGACCCCGCGGCATTCGATCGTGAGGCCGACCACGCCTCA
The window above is part of the Halosimplex rubrum genome. Proteins encoded here:
- a CDS encoding HTH domain-containing protein; the protein is MAQGKRTVSDEEILRAIRSQEDPFVTAGEVAELFGMTRQWAHNRLQDLNDGDRIHRKKSGPRNVIWWIEN